One stretch of Ipomoea triloba cultivar NCNSP0323 chromosome 8, ASM357664v1 DNA includes these proteins:
- the LOC116027412 gene encoding E4 SUMO-protein ligase PIAL2-like isoform X1: protein MAGTAVNHPPVTPGAYAGGGGNAAKPPSVNSCSSISAIADRLARHACNQPLNDVVEFCKLCISLSKGINDAIASHEVPTKAPDLPVLLKQVCCHRNEPYALAAVMVLMVSAKNACSSGWFLDRDSKELHCLANEISSNFCSTTDFESACTGSSSMISTIMSRFLPQMRMGHILAFLEMKPGYGTLVYDFHISENTKSSSPEAEIRLLVAHLDNIETSSCLITPPNVNFLLNGKGVQNRNNLSMDTGPQIPTALSSMLNNGVNILQVVGQFNGSYIVVIASMSMTSTPDSAALPDYVQPESASVDPDYEIIEGPSRISLNCPISFKRIKTPAKGVSCKHLQCFDYENYLDINSRRPSWRCPHCNQHVCFPEIRIDQDMAKVLQEVGENINDVIISSDGSWKAIIEGDDDNQRPPDKPTDFSKDKTLQPDLTDIDDAMTGDHIASSSAKCQNQLLDTNNPSEANHTPNMENFWSRVLRSTYGSGTSSSMLNLHIGGASEPTPTSLMPPPILIDDHIPACVMGQGRVSSPNTMQAQQYQFANSAANQEHVMSSSAVRHAVCRTPVAVQALPAQMPYSVPQQRPVNTMSRLSSPTTASQHSPVSSMMNIDTVQQYLRSNSNMHQASQIPSSTSTSMPQPGYSSGSVGPAQQFVNLQCPSQVPLPPFRAPSGFTTEPSNTNQHQTLNRQTLHAMSQPQGIAQPSPASFTRSPFQAGGTHSSVGGGQARGVVNSQHNNKSREAALRTAQVAKPVQLSPTLPPLSMNPNASRESLANDQMGVGNIGDHAPPDLLSGDQNWRPTGRMRGSLSGQAYSDALNQYIIRPTQQAQAARSPTAISPQLQTIIAKRATPTPPVTNQPSTTPDVSAVLPECSSAMQ, encoded by the exons ATGGCCGGAACGGCGGTAAATCATCCGCCAGTGACGCCAGGAGCCTACGCGGGCGGCGGAGGCAATGCTGCAAAGCCGCCGTCTGTGAACTCGTGCAGCAGCATATCAGCCATCGCTGATCGGCTAGCTAGACACGCATGCAACCAGCCGCTAAACGACGTCGTAGAGTTCTGCAAGCTCTGCATATCTCTCTCCAA GGGTATCAATGATGCTATTGCAAGCCATGAGGTTCCAACTAAAGCTCCAGATTTGCCTGTACTTTTGAAACAG GTGTGTTGTCACAGAAATGAGCCATATGCGCTAGCAGCTGTCATGGTTCTAATGGTTTCTGCTAAA AATGCTTGCAGTAGTGGGTGGTTCTTGGACAGAGATTCCAAAGAGCTTCACTGTCTTGCAAATGAg ATATCTAGCAACTTCTGCAGCACAACAGATTTCGAAAGTGCATGTACTGGTTCTTCATCCATGATCTCAACAATCATGTCAAG ATTCTTGCCACAAATGAGGATGGGTCACATACTTGCCTTTCTGGAAATGAag CCTGGATATGGTACATTGGTGTATGACTTTCACATATCGGAAAACACAAAATCTTCTTCTCCAGAAGCTGAAATA AGATTACTTGTTGCTCATTTAGATAATATAGAGACATCATCATGTCTCATAACACCCCCTAATGTGAA CTTTCTCCTCAATGGGAAAGGAGTTCAAAACCGAAACAATCTGTCAATG GATACTGGACCTCAAATTCCAACAGCTTTGTCAAGTATGCTTAACAACGGAGTAAATATACTTCAAGTTGTGGGCCAGTTTAATG GAAGTTACATTGTTGTCATTGCCTCTATGAGTATGACGTCAACCCCAGATTCTGCTGCACTTCCAGATTATGTGCAACCCGAATCTGCTTCAGTTGATCCGg ACTATGAGATAATAGAAGGGCCATCAAGAATATCCTTGAATTGCCCCATAAG CTTCAAGCGCATTAAGACTCCTGCTAAAGGCGTTTCATGCAAACATCTCCAG TGTTTTGATTATGAGAATTATCTCGACATTAATTCAAGAAGACCATCATGGCGTTGTCCTCATTGTAATCAACATGTCTGCTTCCCTGAAATCCGCATTGATCAAGATATGGCCAAG GTTTTGCAAGAAGTTGGGGAGAACATCAATGATGTGATCATCTCTTCAGATGGTTCATGGAAGGCAATCATCGAAGGTGATGATGACAATCAGAGGCCACCAGATAAACCCACCGATTTTTCAAAGGATAAAACTTTGCAGCCGGATCTTACAGATATAGATGATGCAATGACTGGAGATCATATAGCTTCTTCCTCAGCCAAGTGCCAAAATCAACTGCTTGATACTAATAATCCAAGTGAGGCTAATCACACTCCTAATATGGAGAATTTCTGGTCAAGAGTTCTTCGCTCCACGTATGGATCAGGGACATCTAGCTCTATGTTAAATTTACATATCGGTGGTGCTTCTGAGCCCACTCCAACAAGTTTGATGCCACCGCCAATTTTAATTGATGATCATATTCCAGCGTGTGTCATGGGGCAGGGTAGAGTTTCTTCTCCCAATACTATGcaggcacaacagtaccaatTCGCTAATTCGGCTGCCAACCAAGAACATGTGATGTCATCATCAGCAGTTAGGCATGCAGTATGTAGAACACCAGTTGCAGTTCAGGCCCTTCCTGCCCAGATGCCCTATTCCGTGCCTCAACAGAGACCAGTAAATACTATGAGCCGTCTTAGTAGTCCCACGACAGCTTCTCAGCATTCTCCTGTCTCATCAATGATGAATATTGACACAGTCCAACAGTACTTGAGATCTAATTCAAATATGCACCAGGCATCACAAATACCGTCATCAACATCAACAAGCATGCCA CAGCCGGGGTATTCTTCTGGTTCTGTTGGTCCAGCTCAACAGTTCGTCAACCTCCAATGTCCAAGTCAAGTACCTCTTCCTCCTTTCAGAGCACCCTCGGGATTTACAACTGAACCATCAAACACTAATCAGCATCAAACACTGAACCGGCAGACACTTCATGCCATGAGTCAACCCCAAGGTATTGCTCAACCATCTCCCGCTAGTTTCACTCGAAGTCCTTTCCAAGCCGGTGGTACACACAGTAGTGTGGGTGGTGGTCAGGCAAGAGGCGTCGTTAACAGCCAACATAATAATAAGTCGAGGGAAGCTGCCCTGCGCACTGCCCAAGTGGCAAAGCCTGTTCAACTGTCTCCAACTCTACCTCCTCTTTCCATGAACCCTAATGCCTCCCGGGAATCATTGGCAAATGACCAAATGGGGGTTGGAAATATAGGAGACCATGCACCACCGGATTTACTGTCGGGGGATCAAAACTGGCGCCCAACAGGGCGCATGCGTGGAAGCCTATCGGGACAAGCCTATTCTGATGCTCTGAACCAATACATAATCCGGCCAACGCAGCAAGCTCAAGCTGCAAGATCACCCACCGCAATCTCGCCACAACTACAAACCATTATAGCCAAGAGAGCCACTCCCACGCCTCCTGTAACAAATCAGCCATCTACTACACCTGATGTCTCAGCTGTTTTGCCAGAGTGTTCTTCAGCAATGCAGTAG
- the LOC116027412 gene encoding E4 SUMO-protein ligase PIAL2-like isoform X4 encodes MASKNACSSGWFLDRDSKELHCLANEISSNFCSTTDFESACTGSSSMISTIMSRFLPQMRMGHILAFLEMKPGYGTLVYDFHISENTKSSSPEAEIRLLVAHLDNIETSSCLITPPNVNFLLNGKGVQNRNNLSMDTGPQIPTALSSMLNNGVNILQVVGQFNGSYIVVIASMSMTSTPDSAALPDYVQPESASVDPDYEIIEGPSRISLNCPISFKRIKTPAKGVSCKHLQCFDYENYLDINSRRPSWRCPHCNQHVCFPEIRIDQDMAKVLQEVGENINDVIISSDGSWKAIIEGDDDNQRPPDKPTDFSKDKTLQPDLTDIDDAMTGDHIASSSAKCQNQLLDTNNPSEANHTPNMENFWSRVLRSTYGSGTSSSMLNLHIGGASEPTPTSLMPPPILIDDHIPACVMGQGRVSSPNTMQAQQYQFANSAANQEHVMSSSAVRHAVCRTPVAVQALPAQMPYSVPQQRPVNTMSRLSSPTTASQHSPVSSMMNIDTVQQYLRSNSNMHQASQIPSSTSTSMPQPGYSSGSVGPAQQFVNLQCPSQVPLPPFRAPSGFTTEPSNTNQHQTLNRQTLHAMSQPQGIAQPSPASFTRSPFQAGGTHSSVGGGQARGVVNSQHNNKSREAALRTAQVAKPVQLSPTLPPLSMNPNASRESLANDQMGVGNIGDHAPPDLLSGDQNWRPTGRMRGSLSGQAYSDALNQYIIRPTQQAQAARSPTAISPQLQTIIAKRATPTPPVTNQPSTTPDVSAVLPECSSAMQ; translated from the exons ATGGCTTCAAAG AATGCTTGCAGTAGTGGGTGGTTCTTGGACAGAGATTCCAAAGAGCTTCACTGTCTTGCAAATGAg ATATCTAGCAACTTCTGCAGCACAACAGATTTCGAAAGTGCATGTACTGGTTCTTCATCCATGATCTCAACAATCATGTCAAG ATTCTTGCCACAAATGAGGATGGGTCACATACTTGCCTTTCTGGAAATGAag CCTGGATATGGTACATTGGTGTATGACTTTCACATATCGGAAAACACAAAATCTTCTTCTCCAGAAGCTGAAATA AGATTACTTGTTGCTCATTTAGATAATATAGAGACATCATCATGTCTCATAACACCCCCTAATGTGAA CTTTCTCCTCAATGGGAAAGGAGTTCAAAACCGAAACAATCTGTCAATG GATACTGGACCTCAAATTCCAACAGCTTTGTCAAGTATGCTTAACAACGGAGTAAATATACTTCAAGTTGTGGGCCAGTTTAATG GAAGTTACATTGTTGTCATTGCCTCTATGAGTATGACGTCAACCCCAGATTCTGCTGCACTTCCAGATTATGTGCAACCCGAATCTGCTTCAGTTGATCCGg ACTATGAGATAATAGAAGGGCCATCAAGAATATCCTTGAATTGCCCCATAAG CTTCAAGCGCATTAAGACTCCTGCTAAAGGCGTTTCATGCAAACATCTCCAG TGTTTTGATTATGAGAATTATCTCGACATTAATTCAAGAAGACCATCATGGCGTTGTCCTCATTGTAATCAACATGTCTGCTTCCCTGAAATCCGCATTGATCAAGATATGGCCAAG GTTTTGCAAGAAGTTGGGGAGAACATCAATGATGTGATCATCTCTTCAGATGGTTCATGGAAGGCAATCATCGAAGGTGATGATGACAATCAGAGGCCACCAGATAAACCCACCGATTTTTCAAAGGATAAAACTTTGCAGCCGGATCTTACAGATATAGATGATGCAATGACTGGAGATCATATAGCTTCTTCCTCAGCCAAGTGCCAAAATCAACTGCTTGATACTAATAATCCAAGTGAGGCTAATCACACTCCTAATATGGAGAATTTCTGGTCAAGAGTTCTTCGCTCCACGTATGGATCAGGGACATCTAGCTCTATGTTAAATTTACATATCGGTGGTGCTTCTGAGCCCACTCCAACAAGTTTGATGCCACCGCCAATTTTAATTGATGATCATATTCCAGCGTGTGTCATGGGGCAGGGTAGAGTTTCTTCTCCCAATACTATGcaggcacaacagtaccaatTCGCTAATTCGGCTGCCAACCAAGAACATGTGATGTCATCATCAGCAGTTAGGCATGCAGTATGTAGAACACCAGTTGCAGTTCAGGCCCTTCCTGCCCAGATGCCCTATTCCGTGCCTCAACAGAGACCAGTAAATACTATGAGCCGTCTTAGTAGTCCCACGACAGCTTCTCAGCATTCTCCTGTCTCATCAATGATGAATATTGACACAGTCCAACAGTACTTGAGATCTAATTCAAATATGCACCAGGCATCACAAATACCGTCATCAACATCAACAAGCATGCCA CAGCCGGGGTATTCTTCTGGTTCTGTTGGTCCAGCTCAACAGTTCGTCAACCTCCAATGTCCAAGTCAAGTACCTCTTCCTCCTTTCAGAGCACCCTCGGGATTTACAACTGAACCATCAAACACTAATCAGCATCAAACACTGAACCGGCAGACACTTCATGCCATGAGTCAACCCCAAGGTATTGCTCAACCATCTCCCGCTAGTTTCACTCGAAGTCCTTTCCAAGCCGGTGGTACACACAGTAGTGTGGGTGGTGGTCAGGCAAGAGGCGTCGTTAACAGCCAACATAATAATAAGTCGAGGGAAGCTGCCCTGCGCACTGCCCAAGTGGCAAAGCCTGTTCAACTGTCTCCAACTCTACCTCCTCTTTCCATGAACCCTAATGCCTCCCGGGAATCATTGGCAAATGACCAAATGGGGGTTGGAAATATAGGAGACCATGCACCACCGGATTTACTGTCGGGGGATCAAAACTGGCGCCCAACAGGGCGCATGCGTGGAAGCCTATCGGGACAAGCCTATTCTGATGCTCTGAACCAATACATAATCCGGCCAACGCAGCAAGCTCAAGCTGCAAGATCACCCACCGCAATCTCGCCACAACTACAAACCATTATAGCCAAGAGAGCCACTCCCACGCCTCCTGTAACAAATCAGCCATCTACTACACCTGATGTCTCAGCTGTTTTGCCAGAGTGTTCTTCAGCAATGCAGTAG
- the LOC116027412 gene encoding E4 SUMO-protein ligase PIAL2-like isoform X3: MAGTAVNHPPVTPGAYAGGGGNAAKPPSVNSCSSISAIADRLARHACNQPLNDVVEFCKLCISLSKGINDAIASHEVPTKAPDLPVLLKQNACSSGWFLDRDSKELHCLANEISSNFCSTTDFESACTGSSSMISTIMSRFLPQMRMGHILAFLEMKPGYGTLVYDFHISENTKSSSPEAEIRLLVAHLDNIETSSCLITPPNVNFLLNGKGVQNRNNLSMDTGPQIPTALSSMLNNGVNILQVVGQFNGSYIVVIASMSMTSTPDSAALPDYVQPESASVDPDYEIIEGPSRISLNCPISFKRIKTPAKGVSCKHLQCFDYENYLDINSRRPSWRCPHCNQHVCFPEIRIDQDMAKVLQEVGENINDVIISSDGSWKAIIEGDDDNQRPPDKPTDFSKDKTLQPDLTDIDDAMTGDHIASSSAKCQNQLLDTNNPSEANHTPNMENFWSRVLRSTYGSGTSSSMLNLHIGGASEPTPTSLMPPPILIDDHIPACVMGQGRVSSPNTMQAQQYQFANSAANQEHVMSSSAVRHAVCRTPVAVQALPAQMPYSVPQQRPVNTMSRLSSPTTASQHSPVSSMMNIDTVQQYLRSNSNMHQASQIPSSTSTSMPQPGYSSGSVGPAQQFVNLQCPSQVPLPPFRAPSGFTTEPSNTNQHQTLNRQTLHAMSQPQGIAQPSPASFTRSPFQAGGTHSSVGGGQARGVVNSQHNNKSREAALRTAQVAKPVQLSPTLPPLSMNPNASRESLANDQMGVGNIGDHAPPDLLSGDQNWRPTGRMRGSLSGQAYSDALNQYIIRPTQQAQAARSPTAISPQLQTIIAKRATPTPPVTNQPSTTPDVSAVLPECSSAMQ; encoded by the exons ATGGCCGGAACGGCGGTAAATCATCCGCCAGTGACGCCAGGAGCCTACGCGGGCGGCGGAGGCAATGCTGCAAAGCCGCCGTCTGTGAACTCGTGCAGCAGCATATCAGCCATCGCTGATCGGCTAGCTAGACACGCATGCAACCAGCCGCTAAACGACGTCGTAGAGTTCTGCAAGCTCTGCATATCTCTCTCCAA GGGTATCAATGATGCTATTGCAAGCCATGAGGTTCCAACTAAAGCTCCAGATTTGCCTGTACTTTTGAAACAG AATGCTTGCAGTAGTGGGTGGTTCTTGGACAGAGATTCCAAAGAGCTTCACTGTCTTGCAAATGAg ATATCTAGCAACTTCTGCAGCACAACAGATTTCGAAAGTGCATGTACTGGTTCTTCATCCATGATCTCAACAATCATGTCAAG ATTCTTGCCACAAATGAGGATGGGTCACATACTTGCCTTTCTGGAAATGAag CCTGGATATGGTACATTGGTGTATGACTTTCACATATCGGAAAACACAAAATCTTCTTCTCCAGAAGCTGAAATA AGATTACTTGTTGCTCATTTAGATAATATAGAGACATCATCATGTCTCATAACACCCCCTAATGTGAA CTTTCTCCTCAATGGGAAAGGAGTTCAAAACCGAAACAATCTGTCAATG GATACTGGACCTCAAATTCCAACAGCTTTGTCAAGTATGCTTAACAACGGAGTAAATATACTTCAAGTTGTGGGCCAGTTTAATG GAAGTTACATTGTTGTCATTGCCTCTATGAGTATGACGTCAACCCCAGATTCTGCTGCACTTCCAGATTATGTGCAACCCGAATCTGCTTCAGTTGATCCGg ACTATGAGATAATAGAAGGGCCATCAAGAATATCCTTGAATTGCCCCATAAG CTTCAAGCGCATTAAGACTCCTGCTAAAGGCGTTTCATGCAAACATCTCCAG TGTTTTGATTATGAGAATTATCTCGACATTAATTCAAGAAGACCATCATGGCGTTGTCCTCATTGTAATCAACATGTCTGCTTCCCTGAAATCCGCATTGATCAAGATATGGCCAAG GTTTTGCAAGAAGTTGGGGAGAACATCAATGATGTGATCATCTCTTCAGATGGTTCATGGAAGGCAATCATCGAAGGTGATGATGACAATCAGAGGCCACCAGATAAACCCACCGATTTTTCAAAGGATAAAACTTTGCAGCCGGATCTTACAGATATAGATGATGCAATGACTGGAGATCATATAGCTTCTTCCTCAGCCAAGTGCCAAAATCAACTGCTTGATACTAATAATCCAAGTGAGGCTAATCACACTCCTAATATGGAGAATTTCTGGTCAAGAGTTCTTCGCTCCACGTATGGATCAGGGACATCTAGCTCTATGTTAAATTTACATATCGGTGGTGCTTCTGAGCCCACTCCAACAAGTTTGATGCCACCGCCAATTTTAATTGATGATCATATTCCAGCGTGTGTCATGGGGCAGGGTAGAGTTTCTTCTCCCAATACTATGcaggcacaacagtaccaatTCGCTAATTCGGCTGCCAACCAAGAACATGTGATGTCATCATCAGCAGTTAGGCATGCAGTATGTAGAACACCAGTTGCAGTTCAGGCCCTTCCTGCCCAGATGCCCTATTCCGTGCCTCAACAGAGACCAGTAAATACTATGAGCCGTCTTAGTAGTCCCACGACAGCTTCTCAGCATTCTCCTGTCTCATCAATGATGAATATTGACACAGTCCAACAGTACTTGAGATCTAATTCAAATATGCACCAGGCATCACAAATACCGTCATCAACATCAACAAGCATGCCA CAGCCGGGGTATTCTTCTGGTTCTGTTGGTCCAGCTCAACAGTTCGTCAACCTCCAATGTCCAAGTCAAGTACCTCTTCCTCCTTTCAGAGCACCCTCGGGATTTACAACTGAACCATCAAACACTAATCAGCATCAAACACTGAACCGGCAGACACTTCATGCCATGAGTCAACCCCAAGGTATTGCTCAACCATCTCCCGCTAGTTTCACTCGAAGTCCTTTCCAAGCCGGTGGTACACACAGTAGTGTGGGTGGTGGTCAGGCAAGAGGCGTCGTTAACAGCCAACATAATAATAAGTCGAGGGAAGCTGCCCTGCGCACTGCCCAAGTGGCAAAGCCTGTTCAACTGTCTCCAACTCTACCTCCTCTTTCCATGAACCCTAATGCCTCCCGGGAATCATTGGCAAATGACCAAATGGGGGTTGGAAATATAGGAGACCATGCACCACCGGATTTACTGTCGGGGGATCAAAACTGGCGCCCAACAGGGCGCATGCGTGGAAGCCTATCGGGACAAGCCTATTCTGATGCTCTGAACCAATACATAATCCGGCCAACGCAGCAAGCTCAAGCTGCAAGATCACCCACCGCAATCTCGCCACAACTACAAACCATTATAGCCAAGAGAGCCACTCCCACGCCTCCTGTAACAAATCAGCCATCTACTACACCTGATGTCTCAGCTGTTTTGCCAGAGTGTTCTTCAGCAATGCAGTAG
- the LOC116027412 gene encoding E4 SUMO-protein ligase PIAL2-like isoform X2 — protein MAGTAVNHPPVTPGAYAGGGGNAAKPPSVNSCSSISAIADRLARHACNQPLNDVVEFCKLCISLSKGINDAIASHEVPTKAPDLPVLLKQVCCHRNEPYALAAVMVLMVSAKNACSSGWFLDRDSKELHCLANEISSNFCSTTDFESACTGSSSMISTIMSRFLPQMRMGHILAFLEMKPGYGTLVYDFHISENTKSSSPEAEIRLLVAHLDNIETSSCLITPPNVNFLLNGKGVQNRNNLSMDTGPQIPTALSSMLNNGVNILQVVGQFNGSYIVVIASMSMTSTPDSAALPDYVQPESASVDPDYEIIEGPSRISLNCPISFKRIKTPAKGVSCKHLQCFDYENYLDINSRRPSWRCPHCNQHVCFPEIRIDQDMAKVLQEVGENINDVIISSDGSWKAIIEGDDDNQRPPDKPTDFSKDKTLQPDLTDIDDAMTGDHIASSSAKCQNQLLDTNNPSEANHTPNMENFWSRVLRSTYGSGTSSSMLNLHIGGASEPTPTSLMPPPILIDDHIPACVMGQGRVSSPNTMQAQQYQFANSAANQEHVMSSSAVRHAVCRTPVAVQALPAQMPYSVPQQRPVNTMSRLSSPTTASQHSPVSSMMNIDTVQQYLRSNSNMHQASQIPSSTSTSMPPGYSSGSVGPAQQFVNLQCPSQVPLPPFRAPSGFTTEPSNTNQHQTLNRQTLHAMSQPQGIAQPSPASFTRSPFQAGGTHSSVGGGQARGVVNSQHNNKSREAALRTAQVAKPVQLSPTLPPLSMNPNASRESLANDQMGVGNIGDHAPPDLLSGDQNWRPTGRMRGSLSGQAYSDALNQYIIRPTQQAQAARSPTAISPQLQTIIAKRATPTPPVTNQPSTTPDVSAVLPECSSAMQ, from the exons ATGGCCGGAACGGCGGTAAATCATCCGCCAGTGACGCCAGGAGCCTACGCGGGCGGCGGAGGCAATGCTGCAAAGCCGCCGTCTGTGAACTCGTGCAGCAGCATATCAGCCATCGCTGATCGGCTAGCTAGACACGCATGCAACCAGCCGCTAAACGACGTCGTAGAGTTCTGCAAGCTCTGCATATCTCTCTCCAA GGGTATCAATGATGCTATTGCAAGCCATGAGGTTCCAACTAAAGCTCCAGATTTGCCTGTACTTTTGAAACAG GTGTGTTGTCACAGAAATGAGCCATATGCGCTAGCAGCTGTCATGGTTCTAATGGTTTCTGCTAAA AATGCTTGCAGTAGTGGGTGGTTCTTGGACAGAGATTCCAAAGAGCTTCACTGTCTTGCAAATGAg ATATCTAGCAACTTCTGCAGCACAACAGATTTCGAAAGTGCATGTACTGGTTCTTCATCCATGATCTCAACAATCATGTCAAG ATTCTTGCCACAAATGAGGATGGGTCACATACTTGCCTTTCTGGAAATGAag CCTGGATATGGTACATTGGTGTATGACTTTCACATATCGGAAAACACAAAATCTTCTTCTCCAGAAGCTGAAATA AGATTACTTGTTGCTCATTTAGATAATATAGAGACATCATCATGTCTCATAACACCCCCTAATGTGAA CTTTCTCCTCAATGGGAAAGGAGTTCAAAACCGAAACAATCTGTCAATG GATACTGGACCTCAAATTCCAACAGCTTTGTCAAGTATGCTTAACAACGGAGTAAATATACTTCAAGTTGTGGGCCAGTTTAATG GAAGTTACATTGTTGTCATTGCCTCTATGAGTATGACGTCAACCCCAGATTCTGCTGCACTTCCAGATTATGTGCAACCCGAATCTGCTTCAGTTGATCCGg ACTATGAGATAATAGAAGGGCCATCAAGAATATCCTTGAATTGCCCCATAAG CTTCAAGCGCATTAAGACTCCTGCTAAAGGCGTTTCATGCAAACATCTCCAG TGTTTTGATTATGAGAATTATCTCGACATTAATTCAAGAAGACCATCATGGCGTTGTCCTCATTGTAATCAACATGTCTGCTTCCCTGAAATCCGCATTGATCAAGATATGGCCAAG GTTTTGCAAGAAGTTGGGGAGAACATCAATGATGTGATCATCTCTTCAGATGGTTCATGGAAGGCAATCATCGAAGGTGATGATGACAATCAGAGGCCACCAGATAAACCCACCGATTTTTCAAAGGATAAAACTTTGCAGCCGGATCTTACAGATATAGATGATGCAATGACTGGAGATCATATAGCTTCTTCCTCAGCCAAGTGCCAAAATCAACTGCTTGATACTAATAATCCAAGTGAGGCTAATCACACTCCTAATATGGAGAATTTCTGGTCAAGAGTTCTTCGCTCCACGTATGGATCAGGGACATCTAGCTCTATGTTAAATTTACATATCGGTGGTGCTTCTGAGCCCACTCCAACAAGTTTGATGCCACCGCCAATTTTAATTGATGATCATATTCCAGCGTGTGTCATGGGGCAGGGTAGAGTTTCTTCTCCCAATACTATGcaggcacaacagtaccaatTCGCTAATTCGGCTGCCAACCAAGAACATGTGATGTCATCATCAGCAGTTAGGCATGCAGTATGTAGAACACCAGTTGCAGTTCAGGCCCTTCCTGCCCAGATGCCCTATTCCGTGCCTCAACAGAGACCAGTAAATACTATGAGCCGTCTTAGTAGTCCCACGACAGCTTCTCAGCATTCTCCTGTCTCATCAATGATGAATATTGACACAGTCCAACAGTACTTGAGATCTAATTCAAATATGCACCAGGCATCACAAATACCGTCATCAACATCAACAAGCATGCCA CCGGGGTATTCTTCTGGTTCTGTTGGTCCAGCTCAACAGTTCGTCAACCTCCAATGTCCAAGTCAAGTACCTCTTCCTCCTTTCAGAGCACCCTCGGGATTTACAACTGAACCATCAAACACTAATCAGCATCAAACACTGAACCGGCAGACACTTCATGCCATGAGTCAACCCCAAGGTATTGCTCAACCATCTCCCGCTAGTTTCACTCGAAGTCCTTTCCAAGCCGGTGGTACACACAGTAGTGTGGGTGGTGGTCAGGCAAGAGGCGTCGTTAACAGCCAACATAATAATAAGTCGAGGGAAGCTGCCCTGCGCACTGCCCAAGTGGCAAAGCCTGTTCAACTGTCTCCAACTCTACCTCCTCTTTCCATGAACCCTAATGCCTCCCGGGAATCATTGGCAAATGACCAAATGGGGGTTGGAAATATAGGAGACCATGCACCACCGGATTTACTGTCGGGGGATCAAAACTGGCGCCCAACAGGGCGCATGCGTGGAAGCCTATCGGGACAAGCCTATTCTGATGCTCTGAACCAATACATAATCCGGCCAACGCAGCAAGCTCAAGCTGCAAGATCACCCACCGCAATCTCGCCACAACTACAAACCATTATAGCCAAGAGAGCCACTCCCACGCCTCCTGTAACAAATCAGCCATCTACTACACCTGATGTCTCAGCTGTTTTGCCAGAGTGTTCTTCAGCAATGCAGTAG